Proteins encoded together in one Marinithermus hydrothermalis DSM 14884 window:
- a CDS encoding D-alanine--D-alanine ligase family protein — MSKLRILLIAGGRSGEHEVSLASARGVLEAMPHPTDLAVIAKDGRWLTGTAARAALEAGRAQRGEHPFPPPLSWHRYDVAFPLLHGRWGEDGTIQGFLEMLGLPYVGAGVGAAALCMDKELTKRTLAHAGIPVVPWVSLWRGEGLPELPFSPPYFVKPANTGSSVGISKVRTREALGPALEEAFRWDDRVLVEQGLEGVRELEVALLGNVTAEASVVGEVRYQSEFYDYATKYTPGRAELLIPAPVDADVARRLQEVARTAYRLLGVRGLARVDFFLAPDGALYLNELNTMPGFTPTSMYPKLWQASGLEYEALLERLVRLALE; from the coding sequence ATGAGTAAATTACGTATATTACTCATCGCCGGGGGGCGTTCGGGGGAGCACGAGGTCTCCCTCGCCTCGGCGCGGGGGGTGTTGGAGGCCATGCCCCACCCCACCGACCTCGCGGTGATCGCGAAGGACGGGCGGTGGCTTACGGGAACTGCCGCCCGGGCGGCGCTCGAGGCGGGCCGGGCGCAGCGCGGCGAGCACCCCTTCCCGCCGCCCCTTTCCTGGCATCGTTACGACGTGGCCTTCCCCTTGCTGCACGGCCGTTGGGGGGAGGACGGCACGATCCAGGGGTTTTTGGAGATGCTGGGGCTGCCCTACGTAGGAGCCGGGGTGGGGGCCGCCGCGCTATGCATGGACAAGGAGCTTACGAAACGCACCCTGGCGCACGCGGGCATCCCCGTGGTGCCTTGGGTGAGCCTGTGGCGAGGCGAGGGCCTGCCCGAGCTGCCCTTTTCCCCGCCGTACTTCGTCAAGCCCGCGAACACTGGCTCGTCCGTAGGGATCTCCAAGGTGCGCACCCGCGAGGCGCTCGGACCGGCCCTCGAGGAGGCCTTCCGCTGGGACGACCGGGTCCTGGTGGAGCAGGGGCTGGAGGGGGTGCGCGAGCTCGAGGTGGCCCTTTTGGGCAACGTGACGGCCGAGGCGAGCGTGGTGGGGGAGGTCCGTTACCAGAGCGAGTTCTACGATTACGCGACCAAGTACACCCCGGGACGGGCCGAGCTCCTGATTCCCGCGCCTGTAGACGCGGACGTGGCGCGCCGCCTTCAGGAGGTCGCCCGGACGGCCTACCGCCTTCTCGGGGTGCGCGGCCTGGCGCGCGTGGACTTCTTCCTCGCCCCGGATGGGGCGCTCTACCTCAACGAGCTCAACACCATGCCCGGGTTCACCCCGACGAGCATGTACCCCAAGCTCTGGCAGGCCTCGGGGCTGGAGTACGAAGCGTTGCTCGAGCGGCTCGTACGCCTCGCGCTTGAGTGA
- the ftsH gene encoding ATP-dependent zinc metalloprotease FtsH — MPNRINPWTIVLLVILGYWLFTAVNGSTQPKLTYTEFRRFVAEGKVAEVVVEDTRIVGVFKTPERLERGGTTTTTKRFVVTLPPPQVGDPDLLNFLEENGVQVAIKSPSFWPQFLIYFAPTLLLIAFFWYFFMRSQGGAGQVMQFGQSRARVYGREKRVPTTFRDVAGHEEVKRELMEVVDFLKNPQKYIAIGAEIPKGVLLVGPPGTGKTLLARAVAGEAGVPFFSVSASEFMEMFVGVGASRVRTLFDEARKNAPAIIFIDELDSIGRKRGAGIGGGHDEREQTLNQILSEMDGFEKDTSVIVMAATNRPDILDPALLRPGRFDRQVVVGLPSQEERREILKVHMRNKPIENDVDVEELAHMTSGFSGADLKNLVNEAALQAARENAQKIRRDHFLTALDKIVLGLERGTLKLSPEERRAVAYHEAGHAVVSEVLPHADKTAKVSIVPRGMALGVRWARPEERVLVSKEHLMDELAVIMGGRAAEELFTGTVTTGAADDFKRATQIAKRMVLDWGMGEHFQHIAWGSDSGPVFLGEEIARKKDHSEETARLVDQDIRKILDEAYQRARDILEAHAPAMHRIAEELLERETIPGDRVREILAEARETTGQEAPTPEAEA; from the coding sequence TTGCCGAATCGCATCAACCCGTGGACCATCGTTCTGCTGGTGATTCTCGGCTACTGGCTGTTCACCGCGGTCAACGGGAGCACGCAGCCCAAGCTTACGTATACCGAGTTCAGGCGCTTCGTGGCCGAAGGTAAAGTCGCTGAGGTGGTGGTCGAGGACACCCGGATCGTGGGGGTCTTCAAGACCCCGGAGCGCCTCGAGCGCGGAGGCACGACCACAACCACCAAGCGGTTCGTGGTGACCTTGCCGCCACCCCAGGTAGGGGACCCGGATCTGCTGAACTTCCTCGAGGAAAACGGGGTGCAGGTCGCGATCAAAAGTCCTTCGTTCTGGCCTCAGTTCTTGATCTACTTCGCGCCCACCTTGCTGTTGATCGCGTTCTTCTGGTACTTCTTCATGCGCAGCCAAGGCGGGGCGGGACAGGTCATGCAGTTCGGTCAGTCCCGCGCGCGCGTGTACGGGCGGGAGAAGCGCGTGCCCACGACGTTCAGGGACGTGGCGGGGCACGAGGAGGTCAAGCGCGAACTTATGGAGGTCGTGGACTTCCTGAAGAACCCGCAGAAGTACATCGCGATCGGCGCGGAGATCCCTAAGGGCGTGCTCCTCGTGGGCCCGCCCGGTACCGGAAAGACCCTGCTGGCCCGGGCGGTGGCCGGGGAGGCCGGGGTGCCGTTCTTTTCCGTAAGCGCCTCCGAGTTCATGGAGATGTTCGTCGGGGTGGGCGCCAGCCGCGTGCGTACCTTATTCGACGAGGCCCGTAAAAACGCCCCCGCGATCATCTTCATCGACGAGCTGGACTCGATCGGGCGCAAGCGCGGCGCGGGGATCGGCGGAGGGCACGACGAGCGCGAGCAGACCCTGAACCAGATCCTCTCGGAGATGGACGGGTTCGAGAAGGACACCTCGGTCATCGTCATGGCCGCGACCAACCGCCCCGATATCCTCGACCCCGCCCTTTTGCGCCCCGGCCGGTTCGACCGGCAGGTCGTGGTGGGCCTGCCCAGCCAAGAAGAACGCCGGGAGATCCTCAAGGTACACATGCGTAACAAACCCATCGAAAACGATGTGGACGTAGAGGAGCTCGCGCACATGACCTCGGGCTTCTCCGGCGCGGACCTCAAGAACCTGGTGAACGAGGCCGCGCTCCAAGCCGCGCGGGAGAACGCCCAAAAGATCCGGCGGGATCACTTCCTCACCGCGCTGGACAAGATCGTCCTGGGCCTCGAGCGGGGCACGCTCAAGCTATCCCCTGAGGAGCGGCGGGCTGTGGCCTACCACGAGGCGGGGCACGCGGTGGTGAGCGAGGTGCTGCCGCACGCGGACAAGACCGCAAAGGTCTCGATCGTGCCGCGCGGGATGGCGCTCGGCGTGCGGTGGGCCCGCCCCGAGGAACGGGTCCTGGTCTCCAAGGAGCACCTGATGGACGAGCTCGCGGTCATCATGGGCGGACGCGCCGCGGAGGAGCTCTTTACCGGTACGGTCACCACGGGTGCGGCGGACGACTTCAAGCGGGCCACCCAGATCGCAAAGCGCATGGTGCTGGACTGGGGAATGGGCGAGCACTTCCAGCACATCGCGTGGGGCTCGGACAGCGGCCCGGTCTTCCTGGGTGAAGAGATCGCCCGCAAGAAGGACCACTCCGAGGAGACCGCGCGCCTGGTGGACCAGGACATCCGCAAGATCCTGGACGAGGCCTACCAGCGCGCCCGGGACATCCTGGAGGCCCACGCACCGGCCATGCATCGGATCGCCGAGGAGCTCCTGGAACGGGAGACCATCCCCGGGGACCGCGTGCGGGAGATTCTAGCCGAAGCGCGCGAAACCACCGGGCAGGAAGCCCCCACCCCCGAAGCGGAAGCCTGA
- a CDS encoding heavy metal translocating P-type ATPase, producing the protein MKTETKTPPPVTTRTYVIEGLDCADCARKIEDAVQRLPGVQEARVSLATERLTVTSTDGSLGTDTLNQLLSPLGYRVRDPEASMPKPTPWYRTPKGKSVLLAGTLLAVGILTDILGLAESRLAYTLGTLIGVLPLARKGWANLRQGGFFDINVLVTLAAVGALFIEAEVEALIVVFLFLVGELLESIAAERARASVKALTQLIPETARLIQDGQEIEVPASELRPGHRVRVLPGMRVPADGTILEGESAVDESMLTGEPIPVPKGPGDSVYAGTVNTEGAMVVRVERGPEDHLAARILRLIEEAEATKSPTVRFIDRFSRYYTPAIVGIALLVALLPPLLFNAPWEVWTYRALALLLIGCPCALVLSAPAAITSGLARAARMGLLIKGGAALERIGQVRVVALDKTGTLTQGTPAVEAIQAPNPRELLRLAAAVEQYSTHPLAAAIVRKAQEEGIQPPPASEVRTTAGKFIEGQVEGRHVWLGSPRYAPAPVPDRTDGTAVAVFVDGKYSGLIVLRDQLRPDARQGIARMKALGIHPVMLTGDHTAAAQHVARELGMDYRAELLPEDKLRILQELKAEGPVAFVGDGINDAPALAAADVGIAMGGGTDAALESADAALVEPRITRIADLIGLSRAALSNIRQNIAVALGLKAVFLVTTLAGLTGLWLAILADTGATLIVTANALRLLRFTPPRLRA; encoded by the coding sequence ATGAAGACGGAGACCAAGACCCCTCCCCCTGTCACAACACGCACATACGTCATTGAAGGTCTGGACTGCGCCGACTGCGCCCGCAAGATCGAGGATGCCGTACAGCGGCTCCCCGGGGTCCAGGAAGCCCGGGTCTCCCTCGCCACGGAACGGCTCACCGTCACGAGCACGGACGGCTCCCTGGGGACCGACACGCTCAACCAACTCCTTTCTCCCCTCGGCTACCGGGTCCGCGACCCCGAGGCCTCCATGCCCAAACCCACCCCCTGGTACCGGACGCCCAAGGGCAAAAGCGTCCTCCTCGCCGGGACCCTCCTCGCCGTAGGGATCCTCACCGATATTCTAGGGCTTGCGGAATCTCGCCTGGCCTACACCCTGGGCACGCTGATCGGCGTGCTGCCCCTGGCCCGCAAGGGGTGGGCCAATCTTCGTCAGGGCGGCTTCTTCGACATCAACGTGCTCGTCACCCTGGCGGCCGTCGGCGCCCTGTTCATCGAGGCGGAAGTGGAGGCCCTGATCGTCGTCTTCCTCTTCCTGGTCGGTGAGCTCCTGGAGTCCATCGCGGCCGAACGCGCCCGGGCCTCCGTCAAGGCCCTCACCCAGCTGATTCCCGAAACCGCCCGCCTGATCCAAGACGGGCAGGAGATCGAGGTACCCGCGTCCGAGCTCCGGCCGGGGCACCGGGTCCGGGTGCTGCCCGGCATGCGCGTCCCCGCGGACGGCACGATCCTCGAAGGGGAGAGCGCGGTGGACGAGTCCATGCTCACCGGGGAGCCCATCCCGGTGCCGAAGGGTCCCGGGGACTCCGTCTACGCCGGTACCGTCAACACCGAAGGGGCGATGGTGGTGCGAGTGGAGCGAGGGCCTGAGGACCACCTCGCCGCCCGGATCCTCCGGCTGATCGAGGAGGCTGAGGCCACCAAATCCCCGACCGTCCGCTTCATCGACCGCTTCTCCCGGTACTACACCCCGGCCATCGTGGGCATCGCCCTGCTCGTGGCCCTTCTGCCGCCCCTCCTCTTCAACGCGCCGTGGGAGGTCTGGACCTACCGCGCCCTCGCCCTCCTCCTCATCGGCTGCCCCTGTGCCCTGGTCCTCTCGGCTCCCGCCGCGATCACCAGCGGTCTGGCCCGCGCGGCCCGCATGGGGCTGTTGATCAAGGGAGGCGCGGCGCTCGAGCGCATCGGGCAGGTGCGGGTGGTGGCGCTGGACAAGACCGGCACCCTCACCCAAGGCACGCCCGCGGTTGAGGCCATCCAGGCCCCCAACCCCCGCGAGCTCCTGCGACTCGCCGCCGCCGTGGAGCAGTACTCGACCCACCCCCTGGCCGCCGCGATCGTGCGCAAAGCCCAGGAGGAGGGGATCCAGCCCCCTCCAGCCTCCGAGGTGCGGACCACCGCGGGGAAGTTCATCGAGGGCCAGGTCGAAGGCCGCCACGTCTGGCTGGGCAGCCCGCGCTACGCCCCCGCCCCGGTACCGGATCGCACCGACGGCACCGCCGTCGCGGTGTTCGTGGACGGGAAGTACAGCGGATTGATCGTGCTGCGCGACCAGCTCCGCCCGGACGCCCGCCAGGGGATCGCGCGGATGAAAGCCCTGGGGATCCATCCCGTAATGCTCACGGGCGACCACACCGCCGCCGCGCAGCACGTGGCTCGGGAGCTAGGGATGGACTACCGCGCCGAGCTGCTGCCGGAGGACAAGCTCCGCATTCTGCAGGAGCTTAAGGCCGAAGGTCCGGTGGCCTTCGTCGGGGACGGGATCAATGACGCACCGGCCCTGGCGGCTGCCGACGTGGGGATCGCGATGGGGGGCGGAACGGACGCCGCGCTGGAAAGCGCCGACGCCGCCCTCGTCGAGCCGCGCATCACGCGCATCGCCGACCTCATCGGGCTCTCCCGCGCCGCCCTCAGCAACATCCGTCAGAACATCGCCGTCGCCCTCGGCCTCAAGGCCGTCTTCCTGGTCACGACCCTCGCCGGCCTGACGGGGCTCTGGCTGGCGATTCTAGCCGACACCGGCGCGACCCTGATCGTGACCGCGAACGCCCTGCGCCTTTTGCGCTTTACCCCGCCGCGCCTGCGCGCCTAA
- a CDS encoding tetratricopeptide repeat protein: MQQVLKALHHADYDTAFELLVRTMTLSTRNEEVREAALWLAEVYSLYGADGLEGAYRALEAAFEADPEVQHTELYRALSIELRAVEGEASPSVVLEEFRDPRARYHLAQALVYLGRLEDALALLEAPERLPAFLEWRAWALKGKAYETLGMPREAAEAYRAAARVAVGLERYWNLLDAAAMYVEDGQAEAALEALAQAQDAVGEEAPEDAATRHYLTARAELLRGNPTLALEEIQQAEALENEAAEPTHGTPLVKGQVLMALERYPEAREAYREAVRRAEGSERTYALHELAVATLEAGDLLEAEGLLREVAADEEYEYRAQATGDLAEALYRLGRYDEAGQAAREAIERGAPEIGHLVLGNIAYDVMHLEEALEHYREAARWAPEGSRDWVVAQEMVVDTLAQLGYPEPREVIERVQATLPYLAPSDEWRDTLEMYAARARALLGGNRTLN; this comes from the coding sequence ATGCAGCAGGTTCTCAAGGCCCTACACCACGCCGACTATGATACCGCCTTCGAGCTCCTGGTTCGGACGATGACCCTCAGCACCCGGAACGAGGAGGTCCGCGAAGCCGCGCTTTGGCTCGCGGAAGTGTACAGCCTGTATGGGGCGGACGGCCTGGAAGGCGCGTACCGCGCCCTCGAGGCCGCCTTCGAAGCGGATCCTGAGGTGCAGCACACCGAGCTGTACCGAGCGCTTTCGATCGAGCTGAGAGCTGTGGAGGGGGAGGCCTCGCCTTCCGTTGTGCTGGAGGAGTTTCGTGACCCGCGGGCCCGCTACCACCTGGCGCAGGCCCTGGTCTACCTCGGGCGGTTGGAGGACGCCCTCGCCCTGCTCGAGGCGCCGGAGCGCTTGCCGGCCTTCCTCGAGTGGCGGGCCTGGGCGCTCAAGGGCAAGGCCTACGAGACGCTCGGCATGCCGCGCGAGGCCGCGGAGGCCTACCGCGCCGCTGCCCGCGTCGCGGTGGGGCTGGAGCGTTACTGGAACCTCCTGGACGCCGCAGCGATGTACGTGGAGGATGGGCAGGCCGAGGCGGCCCTGGAGGCTCTTGCTCAGGCCCAAGACGCGGTGGGCGAGGAGGCCCCGGAGGACGCGGCCACCCGGCACTACCTGACCGCCCGCGCCGAGCTGTTGCGCGGCAACCCCACGCTGGCCCTCGAGGAGATCCAGCAGGCCGAAGCCCTGGAGAACGAGGCGGCCGAGCCCACGCACGGCACCCCCTTGGTGAAGGGGCAGGTGCTCATGGCGCTCGAGCGGTACCCTGAGGCCCGCGAGGCCTACCGAGAGGCGGTGCGGCGCGCCGAGGGGAGCGAGCGCACCTACGCGCTGCACGAGCTGGCCGTGGCCACCCTCGAGGCGGGGGACCTGCTCGAGGCGGAGGGGTTGCTGCGCGAGGTGGCGGCGGACGAGGAGTACGAGTACCGCGCGCAGGCCACCGGGGATCTGGCGGAGGCGCTGTATCGGTTGGGGCGCTATGACGAGGCGGGGCAGGCGGCCCGCGAGGCGATCGAGCGCGGCGCGCCGGAGATCGGCCACCTCGTCCTGGGCAACATCGCCTACGACGTGATGCACCTTGAGGAGGCCCTGGAGCACTACCGCGAGGCGGCGCGGTGGGCGCCGGAGGGGAGCCGGGACTGGGTGGTGGCCCAGGAGATGGTGGTGGACACCCTGGCCCAACTGGGGTACCCGGAGCCCCGGGAGGTGATCGAGCGAGTCCAGGCGACGCTGCCGTACCTGGCGCCGTCGGACGAGTGGCGGGACACCCTCGAGATGTACGCGGCCCGGGCGCGGGCGCTGTTGGGGGGGAACCGGACCCTAAATTGA
- a CDS encoding ArsR/SmtB family transcription factor codes for MGRTNEVCQIRVVHEEAVEKAKAALPKGEVLLGASVLLKALSDPTRIKILSALRETELCVCDLAAALGMSESAVSHQLRLLRTTRLVAYRKEGRQVYYRLADQHVEAILDCALEHARE; via the coding sequence GTGGGTCGGACGAACGAGGTCTGTCAGATAAGGGTTGTGCACGAGGAAGCGGTGGAGAAGGCTAAGGCCGCGCTGCCTAAGGGGGAGGTGCTGCTCGGGGCGAGCGTCCTCCTCAAGGCGCTCAGCGACCCCACGCGCATCAAGATCCTCTCCGCCCTGCGCGAAACCGAGCTTTGCGTGTGTGACCTGGCCGCCGCGCTCGGCATGAGCGAGTCCGCGGTGAGTCATCAGCTGCGGTTACTGCGCACCACGCGCCTTGTCGCGTACCGCAAGGAGGGGCGCCAGGTCTACTACCGCCTGGCGGACCAGCACGTGGAGGCGATCCTGGACTGTGCGCTCGAGCACGCCCGGGAGTAA
- a CDS encoding antibiotic biosynthesis monooxygenase family protein gives MYVVMNRIYVNPEYREAFEARFQGRAREIDRMPGFIRNLVLRPDRPGAPYVVMTFWRSKQDFEAWVDSEAFRKGHARSGTLPKEAFSRRNELETFEAFLDSEA, from the coding sequence GTGTACGTGGTGATGAACCGGATCTACGTGAACCCCGAGTACCGGGAGGCTTTCGAGGCGCGGTTTCAGGGCCGGGCGCGGGAGATCGATCGGATGCCGGGGTTTATCCGGAACCTCGTGTTGCGTCCCGACCGGCCGGGGGCGCCTTACGTCGTCATGACCTTCTGGCGCTCCAAGCAGGACTTCGAGGCGTGGGTGGACTCGGAGGCTTTCCGGAAGGGGCACGCCCGGAGCGGCACCCTGCCCAAGGAGGCCTTTTCGCGCCGGAACGAGCTCGAGACCTTCGAGGCCTTCCTGGACAGCGAGGCGTAA
- a CDS encoding LptF/LptG family permease, translating into MTTLERYLLREVGAYLLGGLTVVVLLLLGGVLFEVFAPLLARGADPLAVGQYLAHRVPEALVRGLPIAYLFALLLALSRMAEDSELKVLLASGISRERVLLALVWFAALLALMGFVAGESWVPQQLQKARQVLRQAILAKPRALLQPGTFFTDAYGRLVYVGRVKDDGIAEIRVLAPGEVLTAASGAFVEGRLFLEDGMRVTFEGARPRTIARFARGTMPLNELAFEPPASVANLTLAELRARIQEFKRSGLPYHAEATAYWRKWAEPAATISFALFAVGLAFWMLGGSRSLGMVGVVTLTFAYYATWSVFRIMGEQGALPPVIAAWGPNLLYALAAGVLLGVGRR; encoded by the coding sequence GTGACCACGCTCGAGCGGTACCTCTTGCGTGAGGTCGGCGCTTACCTGCTGGGAGGGTTGACGGTCGTGGTCCTGTTGCTGCTCGGGGGGGTCTTGTTCGAGGTGTTCGCCCCCCTCCTCGCACGCGGCGCCGATCCCCTGGCGGTCGGGCAGTACCTCGCGCACCGGGTGCCGGAGGCCCTGGTGCGGGGGTTGCCGATCGCCTACCTGTTCGCGCTGCTCCTCGCACTCTCCCGCATGGCGGAGGACTCCGAGCTGAAGGTCCTCCTCGCCTCGGGCATCTCCAGAGAACGGGTGTTGCTCGCGCTCGTGTGGTTCGCGGCCCTGCTCGCCCTCATGGGGTTCGTGGCCGGGGAGTCCTGGGTGCCGCAACAACTACAGAAAGCGCGGCAGGTTCTTCGCCAAGCGATCCTGGCCAAGCCGCGGGCCCTGCTGCAGCCAGGCACCTTCTTCACAGACGCGTACGGCCGGTTGGTGTACGTGGGCCGCGTCAAGGACGACGGCATCGCCGAGATCCGCGTGCTCGCGCCCGGCGAGGTGCTCACCGCCGCCTCCGGGGCGTTCGTCGAGGGCCGGTTGTTCCTAGAGGACGGCATGCGCGTGACCTTCGAAGGCGCGCGTCCCCGCACCATCGCCCGCTTCGCGCGTGGCACGATGCCCCTGAACGAGCTGGCCTTCGAGCCCCCCGCCTCCGTCGCGAACCTTACGCTGGCCGAACTCAGGGCGCGGATCCAGGAGTTCAAGCGGAGCGGGCTGCCCTACCACGCCGAAGCCACCGCGTACTGGCGCAAGTGGGCCGAGCCCGCCGCGACGATCTCCTTCGCGCTCTTCGCGGTGGGGCTCGCTTTTTGGATGCTCGGGGGGAGCCGCAGCCTGGGCATGGTGGGGGTGGTCACGCTGACCTTCGCGTACTACGCGACCTGGAGCGTCTTCCGCATCATGGGGGAGCAAGGCGCCCTTCCCCCAGTGATCGCCGCGTGGGGGCCGAACCTCCTCTACGCCCTCGCCGCCGGGGTCCTCTTGGGGGTGGGGCGGCGGTGA
- a CDS encoding LptF/LptG family permease, whose amino-acid sequence MLGRYLLREVLPPYLLGTLLFIALITTDLLASLSGVFLRQGTPLVEVLQIVLYRMPFTLGIALPLGLVFAILIGLARWVRDSELKAMYASGVSPLRLLPVLLGLSAVVAGGVLFNAAWLKPEAHARYEQLLYRVYYGTVPSGVLSNQAYAPEGLGVYFAARIYPDGQGGGRLENVRVVEPSGALWSAARGVWQDARWVLEDAYRINPDGTVETRSRVPLPFPAQFVPPTTSYEALPLGELRELARVDPEARFPLQRRYADAFGVIALAWLAGVVGLGLREAAWAFVAVVLLIFGYFVLWTLAAQLARFALVGAYGAWLPNAVYFLLAAWGTRRLA is encoded by the coding sequence ATGCTTGGGCGTTACCTGCTGCGTGAGGTGCTGCCGCCCTACCTTCTGGGGACGCTGCTGTTCATCGCCCTAATCACCACGGACCTTCTGGCCTCGCTTTCCGGGGTGTTTCTGCGGCAGGGCACCCCGCTTGTCGAGGTTCTTCAGATCGTCTTGTACCGCATGCCCTTCACCCTCGGGATCGCCCTCCCCCTCGGCCTGGTCTTCGCCATCCTGATCGGGCTGGCCCGCTGGGTACGCGACTCTGAACTCAAGGCCATGTACGCCAGCGGCGTCTCACCCCTGCGCCTTCTGCCGGTCCTGCTAGGTTTGAGCGCCGTCGTGGCGGGGGGGGTGTTGTTCAACGCGGCGTGGCTCAAACCCGAGGCGCACGCCCGCTACGAGCAGCTGCTCTACCGCGTGTACTACGGCACGGTGCCCAGCGGCGTGCTCTCCAACCAAGCCTACGCTCCCGAGGGGCTCGGCGTGTACTTCGCCGCACGCATCTATCCCGACGGCCAAGGCGGCGGCCGCCTCGAGAACGTGCGCGTCGTGGAGCCGAGCGGCGCACTTTGGAGCGCGGCACGCGGCGTCTGGCAAGACGCCCGCTGGGTGCTGGAGGACGCGTACCGCATCAACCCGGACGGCACGGTGGAGACCCGGTCGCGGGTACCGCTGCCCTTCCCCGCCCAGTTCGTGCCCCCGACCACCTCGTACGAGGCCCTGCCGCTCGGGGAGCTGCGCGAGCTCGCCCGCGTGGATCCCGAGGCCCGCTTCCCCTTGCAGCGCCGGTACGCGGACGCGTTCGGCGTGATCGCGCTCGCCTGGCTCGCGGGCGTGGTCGGGCTGGGACTGCGTGAAGCCGCCTGGGCCTTCGTCGCGGTGGTGCTGCTCATCTTCGGGTACTTCGTGCTCTGGACCCTGGCCGCGCAGCTGGCGCGGTTCGCGCTGGTGGGCGCGTACGGGGCGTGGCTGCCGAACGCGGTCTACTTCCTGCTCGCGGCCTGGGGAACGAGGAGGCTCGCGTGA
- the pth gene encoding aminoacyl-tRNA hydrolase: MDAFLIVGLGNPGPRYARTRHNVGFMILDRLDQDLGLDWRTRGNALVARWGAGWLMKPLTYMNLSGEAVAPFVRYYRIPLARLLVVHDDLDLPLGRLRFRARGSSGGQRGVASIIAHLGSEAFPRLKVGIGRPPAGWSAPDWVLSPFNPEELPLVTRVVDRAAEGVRVWLEEGLARAQQRYNGLDLAQEADLDV; this comes from the coding sequence ATGGACGCGTTTTTGATCGTTGGACTCGGGAATCCGGGGCCGCGCTACGCGCGGACGCGGCACAACGTGGGGTTCATGATCCTGGACCGCTTGGACCAGGACCTTGGCTTGGACTGGCGCACGCGGGGGAACGCCCTCGTAGCGCGTTGGGGGGCGGGTTGGTTGATGAAGCCCCTGACCTACATGAACCTTTCCGGTGAGGCGGTCGCGCCGTTCGTGCGGTACTACCGGATTCCCCTGGCGCGCCTGCTGGTGGTGCACGATGACCTGGACCTGCCCTTGGGGCGCTTGCGTTTTCGCGCCCGGGGGTCGAGTGGCGGGCAACGCGGGGTGGCCTCGATCATCGCGCATTTGGGGAGCGAGGCCTTTCCCCGGTTGAAGGTAGGGATCGGCCGGCCGCCCGCGGGCTGGTCCGCACCGGACTGGGTGCTCTCGCCCTTTAATCCGGAGGAACTCCCTCTGGTGACACGGGTCGTGGACCGGGCGGCGGAGGGGGTGCGGGTCTGGCTCGAGGAGGGGCTGGCGCGGGCGCAGCAGCGCTATAACGGGCTGGACCTGGCCCAGGAGGCTGACCTGGACGTGTAG